The following proteins come from a genomic window of Denitromonas sp.:
- the der gene encoding ribosome biogenesis GTPase Der has translation MIPTLVLVGRPNVGKSTLFNRLTRTRDALVADQPGLTRDRHYGVGRVGSRDYLVVDTAGFDPVAKDGIMHEMARQAEQAIAEADVLLFMVDGRNGLTPHDQEIANRLRRADRPVFLVVNKGEGMNRAVVSAEFHALGLGAPLVISAAHGDGVNPLLDEVFEVLPPESPDPEPEAHGPRVAIVGRPNVGKSTLINTLLGEERVIAFDMPGTTRDAISIPFSRNGREYKLIDTAGLRRRGKVFEAVEKFSVIKTLQAIEQANVVVLVLDASQDVSDQDAHIAGFVLETGRALVVAINKWDVVDEYRREQIKSDIARKLPFLSFARMHYVSALKAQGIGGVLTSVDRAYAAAMAKLSTPRLTRLLQEAVTKQAPPKVRMFRPKMRYAHQGGSNPPIIVIHGTGLEGIPASYTRYLERTFMEAFKLQGTPLRIQFRSSTNPYSDRK, from the coding sequence GTGATACCTACGCTGGTACTGGTCGGTCGGCCAAATGTTGGCAAATCGACGTTGTTCAACCGCCTCACCAGGACGCGTGACGCCCTGGTGGCCGATCAGCCCGGGCTGACGCGCGATCGTCACTACGGTGTCGGTCGGGTGGGCTCGCGGGATTACCTGGTGGTCGATACCGCCGGCTTCGACCCCGTCGCCAAGGACGGCATCATGCACGAGATGGCGCGGCAGGCCGAGCAGGCCATTGCCGAGGCCGATGTGTTGCTGTTCATGGTCGATGGCCGCAACGGGCTGACGCCGCACGACCAGGAGATCGCCAACCGGCTCCGTCGCGCCGACCGGCCGGTGTTCCTGGTGGTGAACAAGGGCGAGGGCATGAACCGTGCCGTGGTCAGCGCCGAGTTCCATGCGCTGGGCCTGGGCGCGCCGCTGGTGATCTCGGCCGCCCACGGCGACGGGGTGAATCCTCTGCTCGACGAGGTCTTCGAGGTCCTGCCGCCGGAATCGCCGGACCCGGAACCCGAGGCGCACGGCCCGCGGGTGGCCATCGTCGGCCGGCCGAACGTCGGCAAATCGACGCTGATCAACACGCTGCTCGGCGAGGAGCGCGTCATTGCGTTTGACATGCCGGGCACGACGCGCGATGCGATCTCCATCCCGTTCTCGCGCAATGGCCGCGAATACAAGCTGATTGATACCGCCGGCCTGCGCCGGCGTGGCAAGGTGTTCGAGGCGGTCGAGAAATTCTCGGTCATCAAGACGCTGCAGGCCATCGAGCAGGCGAACGTGGTGGTGCTGGTGCTCGACGCCAGCCAGGATGTGTCCGACCAGGATGCCCACATCGCCGGCTTCGTGCTGGAGACCGGGCGCGCCCTGGTGGTGGCCATCAACAAGTGGGACGTCGTCGACGAGTACCGCCGTGAGCAGATCAAGTCGGACATCGCCCGCAAGTTGCCCTTCCTGAGTTTTGCGCGCATGCACTATGTATCGGCGCTCAAGGCTCAGGGCATCGGTGGCGTGCTGACCTCGGTCGATCGCGCCTACGCCGCCGCCATGGCCAAGCTGTCGACCCCGCGCCTGACCCGCCTGTTGCAGGAGGCGGTGACCAAGCAGGCGCCCCCCAAGGTGCGGATGTTCCGTCCCAAGATGCGCTATGCGCACCAGGGCGGCAGCAACCCGCCGATCATCGTCATCCACGGCACGGGTCTCGAAGGGATCCCGGCCAGCTATACGCGTTATCTGGAGCGGACTTTCATGGAAGCGTTCAAACTCCAGGGCACGCCGCTGCGCATTCAGTTTCGCTCCTCGACCAACCCGTATAGCGACCGAAAGTAG
- the bamB gene encoding outer membrane protein assembly factor BamB, whose amino-acid sequence MRSYRLFAALAATTLLVGCSSLDALNPFSTPAPKMAPLPEFKAAATLSPVWSAKIGDAEIYHFEPAIIDGEVIAAAADGDVARFGGGQARWRVRIADGLTAGVGADAALAVVVNGQGEVIALDAASGTERWRGKVNAEVLSAPGVASDFVVVRSSDNRVFGLDRKDGKLLWTYRRTTPALTLRNQSGMLIENNVAVLGFPGGKLAAFDLNNGGLIWELSVALPAGATELERIADVVGDPVLHRQTLCAAAFQGRVSCFDVTNGKTLWSRPLSARGGISRDVRQVYVTEDVDAVTALDAFSGASMWRQDQLVRRQLSAPLAVEAGVVVGDAEGYVHLLGRDNGAFIGRAATDGSAIIAAPRAAGEQVVVQTRAGGIHVFQPR is encoded by the coding sequence ATGCGTTCGTACCGTTTGTTTGCGGCGCTGGCCGCCACCACCTTGCTGGTCGGCTGCAGTTCGCTCGATGCGCTCAACCCGTTCTCGACCCCGGCGCCAAAGATGGCCCCGTTGCCCGAGTTCAAGGCAGCGGCAACGTTGTCGCCGGTGTGGTCGGCAAAAATTGGCGACGCCGAGATCTACCATTTTGAACCGGCAATTATCGATGGCGAGGTGATCGCCGCGGCAGCCGACGGCGACGTGGCCCGCTTCGGCGGTGGCCAGGCGCGCTGGCGGGTGCGCATCGCCGACGGGCTGACCGCTGGCGTGGGCGCCGATGCGGCGCTGGCGGTGGTGGTCAATGGGCAGGGCGAGGTGATTGCGCTGGACGCGGCCTCGGGTACCGAGCGCTGGCGCGGCAAGGTCAATGCCGAGGTGCTGTCCGCCCCGGGCGTGGCCAGCGACTTCGTGGTCGTGCGCAGCAGTGATAACCGGGTGTTCGGTCTCGACCGCAAGGACGGCAAGCTGCTGTGGACCTACCGCCGCACCACGCCGGCCCTGACGCTGCGCAACCAGTCGGGCATGCTGATCGAGAACAACGTGGCGGTGCTCGGCTTCCCCGGCGGCAAGCTGGCTGCCTTCGATCTCAACAACGGCGGCCTGATCTGGGAACTGTCGGTGGCCTTGCCGGCCGGTGCAACCGAGCTCGAGCGCATCGCCGACGTGGTCGGCGACCCGGTGCTCCACCGTCAGACCCTGTGCGCTGCGGCCTTCCAGGGGCGGGTGAGCTGCTTTGACGTGACCAACGGCAAGACCTTGTGGAGCCGGCCGCTGTCGGCCCGTGGCGGCATCAGCCGTGATGTGCGCCAGGTCTATGTGACCGAAGACGTCGATGCCGTCACCGCGCTCGATGCCTTCAGCGGTGCCAGCATGTGGCGCCAGGACCAGCTCGTCCGTCGCCAACTGTCGGCCCCGCTGGCCGTCGAGGCCGGGGTGGTGGTGGGGGACGCCGAAGGTTATGTGCACCTGCTCGGCCGCGACAACGGCGCCTTCATCGGCCGGGCCGCCACCGATGGTAGCGCCATCATTGCCGCACCGCGCGCTGCGGGCGAGCAGGTGGTGGTGCAGACCCGTGCCGGTGGCATTCATGTATTTCAGCCGCGCTGA
- the pilW gene encoding type IV pilus biogenesis/stability protein PilW — protein MKTAHLLATLGLIGALLSGCTTNPAAPGSSASMDLRPAAERPVTSDNQARAKIHTDLGMAYVAAQRTGVALDEARIAMAYDNTYAPAHHLHALVLMALNDPASARAAFARANDLAPGDPDINNSYGWFLCVQGEPDAGVQMLEQSARNPYYTTPTKPMTNAGLCRMGQGQLEAAEGYFRRAVALDPNNVQAILNLAAVAYRRNNPEAAHAYLNTVHQKTRPTAESLWLGVRVERARNDKETEASYTSQLKSRFPTSPEYQKLIEGKYE, from the coding sequence ATGAAGACTGCGCATCTCCTCGCCACCCTGGGATTGATTGGCGCCCTGTTGTCGGGCTGCACCACCAATCCGGCGGCGCCGGGCAGCAGCGCGTCGATGGATCTGCGGCCGGCGGCCGAGCGTCCGGTGACCAGCGACAACCAGGCACGGGCAAAGATTCACACCGACCTCGGCATGGCCTATGTGGCGGCGCAGCGTACCGGCGTGGCGCTGGACGAGGCGCGTATTGCCATGGCCTATGACAACACCTATGCCCCGGCGCACCACCTGCATGCGCTGGTGCTGATGGCCTTGAACGACCCTGCCTCGGCGCGCGCAGCGTTTGCCCGGGCCAACGATCTGGCGCCGGGTGACCCCGATATCAACAACAGCTATGGCTGGTTCCTGTGCGTGCAGGGCGAGCCCGACGCCGGCGTGCAGATGCTCGAGCAGTCGGCGCGCAACCCGTATTACACGACGCCGACCAAGCCGATGACCAATGCCGGCCTGTGCCGCATGGGGCAGGGCCAACTCGAGGCGGCCGAAGGCTATTTCCGGCGCGCGGTGGCGCTCGATCCGAACAACGTGCAGGCGATCCTCAACCTCGCCGCGGTTGCCTATCGGCGCAACAACCCCGAGGCGGCGCATGCCTACCTGAACACGGTGCACCAGAAAACCCGCCCGACGGCCGAGTCGCTCTGGCTGGGGGTGCGCGTCGAACGTGCCCGCAATGACAAAGAGACCGAAGCGAGCTACACCAGCCAGCTCAAGAGCCGCTTCCCGACTTCGCCTGAATACCAGAAACTGATCGAAGGGAAATACGAGTGA
- the ispG gene encoding flavodoxin-dependent (E)-4-hydroxy-3-methylbut-2-enyl-diphosphate synthase: protein MDAMICGQAAPRRRSRLVRVGKVLIGADAPVVVQSMTNTDTADPIATAIQVAQLARAGSEMVRITVNNEEAARAVPAIREQLARMNVDVPLVGDFHYNGHKLLTDVPECAEALAKLRINPGNVGAGTKRDPQFAAIIEIACKYDKPVRIGVNWGSLDPSVLARIMDQNASREVPLDAGAVMREALVTSALESAEKAESYGLPGDRIILSAKVSSVQDLIAVYRDLARRCDYPLHLGLTEAGMGSKGIVASTAAMGVLLQEGIGDTIRVSLTPEPNGNRAQEVVVAQEILQTMGLRAFTPMVTACPGCGRTTSTFFQELASRIQTHVREQMPRWREQYDGVENMTLAVMGCVVNGPGESKHANVGISLPGTGETPAAPVFVDGQKTVTLRGNNIAAEFQAIVDEYVATHYQRKAG from the coding sequence ATGGACGCCATGATCTGCGGCCAGGCCGCGCCCCGCCGCCGCAGCCGTCTGGTACGCGTGGGCAAGGTGCTGATCGGCGCGGATGCGCCGGTGGTGGTGCAGTCGATGACCAACACCGATACGGCCGACCCGATCGCCACCGCCATCCAGGTGGCACAGCTGGCGCGTGCCGGTTCCGAGATGGTCCGCATCACGGTCAACAACGAAGAGGCGGCCCGCGCCGTGCCGGCCATTCGCGAGCAGCTGGCGCGGATGAACGTCGATGTGCCGCTGGTGGGCGATTTTCATTACAACGGCCACAAGCTGCTCACCGATGTGCCCGAGTGCGCCGAGGCACTGGCCAAGCTGCGCATCAACCCGGGCAACGTGGGAGCGGGCACCAAGCGCGATCCGCAGTTCGCCGCGATCATCGAGATCGCCTGCAAGTACGACAAGCCGGTGCGCATTGGCGTCAACTGGGGCAGTCTCGACCCCTCGGTGCTGGCGCGCATCATGGACCAGAACGCAAGCCGCGAGGTGCCGCTCGATGCCGGCGCGGTGATGCGCGAGGCGCTGGTGACCTCGGCGCTGGAGTCGGCCGAAAAGGCCGAATCCTACGGCTTGCCGGGCGACCGGATCATCCTCTCGGCGAAGGTCTCCAGCGTGCAGGACCTGATCGCCGTGTACCGCGATCTGGCGCGCCGCTGCGACTACCCCCTGCATCTGGGCCTGACCGAGGCCGGCATGGGCTCGAAGGGCATCGTCGCCTCCACTGCCGCGATGGGCGTGTTGCTGCAAGAAGGCATTGGTGACACCATCCGCGTCTCGCTGACGCCGGAGCCCAACGGCAACCGTGCGCAGGAAGTGGTGGTGGCGCAGGAGATCCTGCAGACCATGGGCTTGCGCGCCTTCACGCCCATGGTGACCGCCTGCCCGGGCTGCGGCCGCACGACCAGCACCTTCTTCCAGGAGCTGGCCTCGCGTATCCAGACTCATGTGCGCGAGCAGATGCCGCGCTGGCGCGAGCAGTACGACGGGGTCGAGAACATGACGCTGGCGGTGATGGGCTGTGTGGTCAATGGCCCGGGCGAGAGCAAGCACGCGAACGTCGGCATTTCACTGCCGGGCACGGGCGAGACCCCGGCCGCGCCGGTGTTTGTCGATGGCCAGAAGACGGTGACCCTGCGGGGCAACAACATTGCGGCCGAGTTCCAGGCCATCGTCGACGAGTACGTGGCGACGCATTATCAAAGAAAAGCGGGCTGA
- the rlmN gene encoding 23S rRNA (adenine(2503)-C(2))-methyltransferase RlmN, producing MTKQVNLLDFDVDGMVDWFASQGEKPFRARQVMRWLHRFGVSDFEQMTDVAKSLRARLGEQACVRVPEPVRDTVSTDGTRKWLLDVGQGNAVETVFIPETGRGTLCVSSQAGCALDCAFCSTGKQGFNRNLSAGEIIGQLWLANRLLGATADGERVISNVVMMGMGEPLANLDNVLVALRLMLDDHAYGLSRRRVTVSTSGIVPAMDRLREACPVALAVSLHAPNDALRDQLVPINQKYPLKELLAACNRYLVAAPRDFVTFEYVMLDGVNDLDTHAHELVAIAREVSCKYNLIPFNPFPNSPFRRSPAERIRRFAGILQDAGIVATTRKTRGDDVDAACGQLAGQVKDKTRRTQTLHFTGNPRS from the coding sequence ATGACGAAACAGGTCAATCTGCTGGATTTCGATGTCGACGGCATGGTCGACTGGTTCGCCTCCCAAGGCGAGAAGCCGTTTCGCGCCCGCCAGGTGATGCGCTGGCTGCATCGCTTCGGGGTGAGCGACTTCGAGCAGATGACCGATGTCGCCAAGAGCCTGCGTGCCCGGCTGGGCGAGCAGGCCTGCGTGCGCGTGCCCGAGCCGGTGCGCGACACCGTGTCCACCGACGGCACCCGCAAGTGGCTGCTCGACGTGGGGCAGGGCAATGCGGTCGAGACGGTGTTCATTCCCGAAACCGGCCGCGGCACGCTGTGCGTGTCTTCGCAGGCCGGCTGCGCGCTCGACTGCGCCTTCTGCTCGACCGGCAAGCAAGGCTTCAACCGCAACCTGTCGGCGGGCGAGATCATCGGCCAGCTGTGGCTGGCCAACCGGTTGCTCGGCGCCACCGCCGACGGTGAGCGGGTGATCAGCAACGTGGTCATGATGGGCATGGGCGAGCCGCTGGCCAACCTCGACAACGTGCTGGTGGCGCTGCGCCTGATGCTCGACGACCACGCCTATGGCCTGTCGCGTCGCCGCGTCACGGTATCGACCTCCGGCATCGTGCCGGCCATGGATCGCCTGCGTGAAGCCTGTCCGGTGGCCCTGGCCGTGTCGCTGCATGCGCCCAACGATGCGCTGCGCGACCAACTGGTGCCGATCAACCAGAAATACCCGCTCAAGGAATTGCTCGCCGCGTGCAACCGCTACCTGGTCGCTGCGCCGCGGGACTTCGTTACCTTCGAGTACGTGATGCTCGACGGGGTGAATGACCTCGACACCCATGCCCACGAGCTGGTCGCCATTGCGCGCGAGGTGTCGTGCAAATACAACCTCATCCCGTTCAACCCCTTCCCGAATTCCCCGTTCCGGCGTTCGCCCGCCGAGCGCATCCGGCGCTTTGCCGGTATCCTGCAGGACGCCGGTATCGTCGCCACCACCCGCAAGACACGGGGCGATGACGTCGATGCCGCCTGCGGTCAGCTCGCCGGCCAGGTCAAGGACAAGACGCGCCGCACCCAGACACTCCATTTCACCGGGAATCCTCGCTCATGA
- the ndk gene encoding nucleoside-diphosphate kinase, with the protein MAIERTLSIIKPDAVAKNVIGKIYQRFEDAGLKVIAAKMVHLSVEEAGQFYAVHKARPFFKDLVEFMTSGPVMIQALEGENAIAKNRELMGATNPKEAAPGTIRADFAESIDANAVHGSDAPETAAVEVAFFFPGMNVYSR; encoded by the coding sequence ATGGCAATCGAACGCACCCTCTCCATCATCAAGCCCGACGCCGTCGCCAAGAACGTGATTGGCAAGATCTACCAGCGCTTTGAAGACGCTGGCCTGAAGGTGATCGCCGCCAAGATGGTGCACCTGTCCGTCGAAGAAGCCGGCCAGTTCTACGCCGTGCACAAGGCACGCCCCTTCTTCAAGGACCTGGTCGAATTCATGACCTCCGGCCCGGTGATGATCCAGGCGCTCGAAGGCGAGAACGCCATTGCCAAGAACCGCGAACTGATGGGCGCCACCAACCCGAAAGAAGCCGCGCCGGGCACCATCCGCGCCGATTTCGCTGAATCCATCGACGCCAACGCGGTCCACGGTTCCGACGCGCCCGAAACCGCGGCGGTGGAAGTGGCCTTCTTCTTCCCCGGTATGAACGTCTACAGCCGTTAA
- the hisS gene encoding histidine--tRNA ligase: MSQSLRAVRGMNDIFLDEAETWEQFESLIRDWLKSYGFRPIRTPIVEPTPLFRRAIGEVTDIVEKEMYSFEDALNGEHLTLRPENTASCVRAVMQHSLLHSGPKRLYYYGPMFRHERPQKGRYRQFHQIGAEALGFAGPDIDAELILMCARLWDDLGLEDIRLELNSLGSAEERATHRAALITYFEAHAEQLDEEARRRLYTNPLRILDTKNPDMQALVEAAPTLMDYLGEESLAHFAGVQAILKDAGIPYRINTRLVRGLDYYNRTVFEWVTDQLGAQGTVCAGGRYDGLVEQLGGKATPAAGFAMGVERLLALWQSSGGEPEREVPDLYVVHQGEAAQRFAFRVAEDMRAQGFSVLFHCGGGSFKAQMKKADGSGAPCALIIGDDEAAASEVTLKPLRDGGEQRRVAADQLADVLADLLFAVEDDDGSL, from the coding sequence ATGAGTCAAAGCCTGCGTGCCGTGCGTGGCATGAACGATATTTTCCTCGACGAGGCCGAAACCTGGGAGCAGTTCGAATCGCTGATTCGCGACTGGCTCAAGAGCTACGGCTTCCGTCCCATTCGCACCCCCATCGTCGAGCCGACCCCGCTGTTCCGGCGCGCCATCGGTGAGGTGACCGACATTGTCGAGAAGGAGATGTATTCCTTCGAGGACGCGCTCAACGGCGAGCACCTCACCTTGCGGCCGGAGAACACCGCCTCCTGCGTGCGCGCCGTGATGCAGCACAGCCTGCTGCACAGCGGCCCGAAGCGCCTGTACTACTATGGCCCGATGTTCCGCCACGAGCGCCCGCAAAAAGGCCGTTACCGCCAGTTTCACCAGATCGGTGCCGAGGCGCTGGGTTTTGCCGGGCCGGACATCGACGCCGAGCTGATCCTGATGTGCGCCCGCCTGTGGGACGACCTGGGCCTGGAGGACATCCGCCTCGAGCTCAACTCGCTCGGCTCGGCCGAGGAGCGCGCCACGCACCGCGCCGCGCTGATCACCTATTTCGAGGCACATGCCGAGCAGCTCGACGAGGAGGCCAGGCGCCGCCTGTACACCAACCCGCTGCGTATTCTCGACACCAAGAACCCCGACATGCAGGCGCTGGTCGAAGCCGCGCCGACGCTGATGGACTATCTCGGCGAGGAATCGCTCGCCCACTTTGCCGGCGTGCAGGCCATCCTCAAGGATGCCGGCATCCCGTATCGCATCAACACCCGACTGGTGCGCGGGCTGGACTACTACAACCGCACCGTGTTCGAGTGGGTCACCGACCAGCTCGGCGCGCAGGGCACCGTCTGCGCCGGCGGGCGCTACGACGGCCTCGTCGAGCAGCTCGGCGGCAAGGCCACGCCGGCAGCCGGCTTTGCCATGGGTGTTGAGCGTTTGCTCGCGCTTTGGCAAAGTTCCGGCGGTGAGCCCGAGCGCGAGGTGCCGGACCTCTACGTGGTGCATCAGGGCGAGGCAGCGCAACGCTTCGCTTTCCGTGTCGCGGAAGACATGCGCGCCCAGGGCTTTTCGGTGCTGTTCCATTGCGGCGGCGGCAGCTTCAAGGCGCAGATGAAAAAGGCCGACGGCAGCGGCGCGCCGTGCGCGCTGATCATCGGTGACGATGAAGCGGCGGCCTCGGAAGTGACCCTCAAACCCTTGCGCGACGGCGGTGAGCAGCGCCGCGTCGCAGCCGACCAACTGGCTGATGTGCTGGCCGACCTCCTTTTTGCCGTGGAAGACGACGATGGCAGTCTATGA
- the hfq gene encoding RNA chaperone Hfq yields the protein MSNKGQLLQDPFLNALRREHVPVSIYLVNGIKLQGQIESFDQYVVLLRNTVTQMVYKHAISTVVPARPVNFQQQEPGEPAA from the coding sequence ATGAGCAACAAAGGCCAACTCCTTCAGGATCCATTTCTCAACGCCCTGCGCCGCGAGCATGTGCCCGTATCCATCTACCTGGTCAACGGCATCAAGCTGCAGGGCCAGATCGAATCCTTCGACCAGTACGTGGTACTGCTGCGAAACACCGTGACCCAGATGGTCTACAAGCACGCCATCTCCACCGTGGTGCCGGCCCGTCCTGTCAACTTCCAGCAGCAGGAGCCGGGTGAGCCCGCAGCCTGA
- the hflX gene encoding ribosome rescue GTPase HflX — protein MFDRPEAGERAVLVQIDLGQDAIEERLAELVLLAQSAGARVETVVRAKRRAPDPALFVGKGKAQEIGDVLRGHEADLVIFNHELSPGQQRNLERVLQCRVIDRTALILDIFALRARSHEGKLQVELAQLEHLATRLIRGWTHLERQKGGVGLRGPGETQLETDRRLIGARVKTLRGRLEKLENQRRVRRRARERRDVLSVSIVGYTNAGKSTLFNALTKAGTYAADQLFATLDTTSRRLFLGEVGNIVLSDTVGFIRDLPHSLVAAFHATLEETVNADLLVHVVDSGSDDRDAQIAAVNDVLKEIGAGEIPQILVWNKIDGSGTPARFERDGCDRICRVFASAKTGEGLDLLRLALTEEAERFAAGLRAEDAERQPSSHFDPLHS, from the coding sequence ATGTTTGATCGCCCCGAAGCGGGAGAGCGTGCCGTCCTGGTGCAGATCGACCTGGGGCAGGACGCCATTGAAGAGCGGCTCGCCGAGCTGGTGTTGCTGGCACAAAGTGCCGGTGCCCGCGTCGAGACCGTGGTTCGCGCCAAGCGCCGGGCACCGGACCCCGCGCTGTTCGTCGGCAAGGGCAAGGCGCAGGAGATCGGTGACGTCCTGCGCGGCCACGAGGCCGATCTGGTGATCTTCAATCACGAGTTGAGCCCCGGCCAGCAACGCAACCTGGAACGGGTGCTGCAGTGCCGGGTGATCGATCGCACGGCGCTGATCCTCGACATCTTTGCCCTGCGGGCGCGCAGTCACGAGGGCAAGCTGCAGGTCGAGCTCGCCCAGCTCGAGCATCTGGCGACCCGCCTGATCCGCGGCTGGACCCACCTTGAGCGGCAAAAGGGCGGCGTCGGCCTGCGCGGACCGGGCGAAACACAGCTCGAAACCGACCGCCGTCTGATCGGCGCCCGCGTCAAGACCTTGCGCGGCCGACTCGAGAAACTGGAGAACCAGCGCCGGGTGCGCCGTCGCGCGCGGGAGCGCCGCGATGTGTTGTCGGTGTCGATCGTCGGCTACACCAACGCCGGCAAGTCGACGCTGTTCAACGCCCTCACCAAGGCCGGTACCTACGCTGCCGACCAGCTCTTCGCCACGCTCGACACCACCTCGCGCCGCCTGTTTTTGGGTGAGGTGGGGAACATTGTGCTGTCCGACACGGTCGGATTCATCCGTGACCTGCCACATAGTCTCGTGGCGGCATTTCACGCCACGCTCGAAGAGACCGTCAATGCCGACTTGCTGGTGCACGTGGTCGATTCGGGCAGCGATGACAGGGACGCGCAGATTGCAGCCGTGAACGATGTCCTGAAAGAAATCGGCGCCGGGGAAATTCCCCAGATCCTGGTCTGGAACAAGATCGACGGCAGTGGTACGCCGGCCCGATTCGAGCGGGATGGCTGTGATAGAATCTGCCGCGTTTTCGCGAGCGCCAAGACAGGAGAGGGGCTCGACTTGTTACGACTGGCGCTGACCGAGGAAGCCGAGCGCTTTGCCGCCGGCCTGAGAGCGGAAGACGCTGAACGTCAGCCGTCTTCCCATTTCGATCCACTCCATTCCTAA
- a CDS encoding tetratricopeptide repeat protein: MAVYDLEEQEQLAELKAWWAQYGWIVTTVAVIAAVASVSWQGWQWYQRKQTAEAAALYSVVQKAVVDNDAAMARQAAGQILENFSGTVYAPLAALMSAKVQQAAGDTGNAALPLEWVTQNADEPVMRDIARLRLAAVRLDAGDTAGALTLLADEPPAALKVRHFDLRGDALVADGKIDEARTAYQAALDAANAVIVPGDRSAEIIRIKLDALLGGAR, translated from the coding sequence ATGGCAGTCTATGATCTTGAAGAGCAGGAACAACTCGCCGAACTGAAGGCGTGGTGGGCGCAGTACGGCTGGATCGTCACCACGGTGGCGGTGATTGCCGCGGTCGCGTCGGTCAGCTGGCAGGGCTGGCAGTGGTACCAGCGCAAGCAGACCGCCGAGGCGGCCGCGCTGTACAGCGTGGTGCAGAAGGCGGTGGTCGACAACGACGCTGCCATGGCACGCCAGGCCGCCGGGCAGATTCTCGAAAACTTCAGCGGCACGGTCTATGCGCCGCTGGCCGCGTTGATGTCGGCCAAGGTTCAGCAGGCGGCCGGTGACACCGGCAATGCCGCGCTGCCGCTGGAGTGGGTGACCCAGAACGCCGACGAGCCGGTGATGCGCGACATCGCCCGCCTGCGCCTGGCCGCCGTGCGGCTCGACGCCGGCGATACCGCCGGTGCATTGACCCTGCTGGCGGACGAGCCGCCGGCCGCACTCAAGGTGCGCCACTTCGACCTGCGCGGTGACGCGCTGGTCGCCGACGGCAAGATCGACGAGGCCCGCACCGCCTACCAGGCGGCGCTGGACGCGGCCAACGCGGTGATCGTGCCCGGCGACCGCAGCGCCGAAATCATCCGAATCAAGCTCGACGCCCTTTTGGGAGGTGCCCGCTGA
- a CDS encoding helix-turn-helix domain-containing protein produces MSEHADVHQASPEPGTDIVGVGEMLRTTREGRGLTLVDVAQALKLTQRQVEALESERFDALPGAAFARGFLRNYARLLGLDPEPLIDALAQTSGVGAPELAPISNAQGTLPAGDGALRPSAFPIALIALLLLVAVVGGWYFDWFQQADAPGPDSAVVDTPVAPAALTPVIPPADNAPLVIPDDAPSGSATDAVPPASSNATGLPAAAPAVTGMSALPLPAPAPATATATTATATTATATTATATTATAPAVPAAATPVAAVAPPAATPPAAPATAAASNNRLVFRFTTESWVEVRDASGEIIFSRTNRPGTVQEVTGKPPYRLVIGNAKSVELEYAGKPVDLAPYIKVSVARLTLE; encoded by the coding sequence GTGAGCGAACACGCAGACGTGCACCAGGCGTCGCCCGAGCCGGGCACCGATATCGTCGGCGTCGGCGAGATGCTGCGGACGACCCGGGAGGGCCGTGGGCTGACCCTGGTCGATGTGGCCCAGGCACTCAAGCTGACCCAGCGACAGGTCGAGGCGCTCGAGAGCGAGCGTTTCGACGCCTTGCCCGGCGCCGCCTTCGCGCGGGGTTTCCTGCGCAACTACGCGCGTTTGCTTGGACTCGACCCGGAGCCCCTGATCGACGCGCTGGCTCAGACCAGCGGCGTCGGTGCCCCCGAGCTGGCGCCGATTTCCAACGCCCAGGGCACCTTGCCGGCCGGCGACGGCGCGTTGCGCCCCTCGGCCTTCCCGATTGCACTGATCGCCCTGCTGTTGCTGGTGGCGGTGGTCGGTGGCTGGTATTTCGACTGGTTCCAGCAGGCCGACGCACCCGGCCCCGACAGTGCGGTGGTCGACACCCCGGTGGCGCCCGCTGCGCTCACCCCGGTGATTCCGCCGGCCGATAACGCGCCGCTGGTCATTCCCGACGATGCGCCCAGTGGCAGCGCAACGGATGCCGTGCCGCCGGCCTCGTCGAATGCCACGGGCCTGCCGGCTGCGGCGCCCGCCGTGACCGGTATGTCGGCCTTGCCGCTGCCCGCACCCGCGCCGGCGACCGCCACGGCGACGACCGCCACGGCGACGACCGCCACGGCGACGACCGCCACGGCGACGACCGCCACGGCGCCGGCAGTGCCCGCCGCCGCCACGCCCGTTGCGGCGGTAGCGCCCCCGGCTGCCACGCCCCCCGCCGCGCCGGCAACCGCAGCTGCGTCAAACAACCGGCTGGTGTTTCGCTTCACCACCGAGTCGTGGGTCGAGGTTCGCGACGCCTCCGGCGAGATCATCTTCTCGCGTACCAACCGCCCTGGCACGGTGCAGGAAGTTACCGGCAAGCCGCCTTACCGGCTCGTGATCGGCAATGCCAAGAGCGTTGAGCTCGAATACGCCGGCAAGCCGGTGGATCTGGCTCCCTACATCAAGGTGAGCGTTGCCAGGCTGACGCTGGAATGA